Genomic window (Campylobacter sp. RM16704):
AGGTAAAAATATAGTCAATAAAGACAGAGAAATAGCAGTTGATTTATTAAATCCAAACATTTTAATGAATTCAGGTCAAAGTGGAGTGATAAATCAAAATGATTTTAAAGCAAATCCTAGATATAACATAGAAAAAACTTATGGCATTAATAAAGTATTATTTGAAGGTGCTTGCAAAGGAAGCACGCGTTTAATTTTTGATGATTATGGTCGTTTATATACTCCATTAAAAAATTCTTTGCGGGTTTTTGATAAGCTTTCAAATTATACAAATGATTGTATTATAAGATTATCCAATAAAAAAAACCAACATATATGTATTATCATCAATCCAATAAGTGCTTATGCTTTTATTCCAGATTTTAATCAAAATAATAAACAACCAATCACCATAAACAATAAAAATTTATATTGTGAAAATTTATAATTTTTTTAGTTTCCAAGCATTAACTATCAAAGAGCATAATTACACTTGTAAAACAAACATTCATA
Coding sequences:
- a CDS encoding pilus assembly FimT family protein, giving the protein MKKSFTLIELIFVCMIFSILFSMGYFYFKPDYLRLGAEQILNDIKYTRHLAMIQNDFRVKEFNVAKREWYKAKWQIYFIRSQSATNNEQTYTIFLDKNGDGNANIGKNIVNKDREIAVDLLNPNILMNSGQSGVINQNDFKANPRYNIEKTYGINKVLFEGACKGSTRLIFDDYGRLYTPLKNSLRVFDKLSNYTNDCIIRLSNKKNQHICIIINPISAYAFIPDFNQNNKQPITINNKNLYCENL